A single region of the Anaerostipes rhamnosivorans genome encodes:
- the cmk gene encoding (d)CMP kinase, producing MYSIAIDGPAGAGKSTIAKTIAKKLEFIYVDTGAMYRAMALYFIHHHIDEKDEAAIDEACKDIHVRIAYEDGMQQVILNGDNVTGQIRTEKVGNMASKTSAYPSVRATLLDLQRDLAKTADILMDGRDIGTNVLPDADLKIYLTASVEVRAKRRYDELIEKGQEADLAIIEDDIKKRDHQDMTRDIAPLKQAEDAVLVDSSFMSIEDVVDTVIREFEKVK from the coding sequence ATGTACAGTATTGCCATTGACGGGCCGGCAGGGGCCGGTAAGAGCACGATCGCAAAGACGATCGCAAAGAAATTGGAGTTTATCTATGTGGATACGGGAGCCATGTACCGGGCTATGGCGCTCTATTTTATACACCATCACATCGATGAGAAGGATGAGGCGGCTATCGATGAGGCGTGCAAGGACATTCATGTCCGCATTGCCTATGAGGACGGCATGCAGCAGGTGATCTTAAACGGAGATAATGTCACAGGACAGATCAGAACAGAAAAAGTGGGAAATATGGCTTCCAAGACCTCTGCCTATCCTTCTGTCAGGGCCACTCTTTTGGATCTTCAGAGAGATCTTGCCAAAACTGCGGATATTCTCATGGACGGAAGAGACATTGGGACCAATGTGCTGCCGGATGCGGATTTAAAAATATATCTGACGGCGTCCGTGGAGGTCAGGGCAAAGCGCCGTTATGATGAATTGATCGAGAAAGGGCAGGAAGCTGATCTTGCTATAATTGAAGACGATATTAAGAAAAGGGATCACCAGGATATGACCAGAGATATCGCACCGCTCAAACAGGCGGAGGATGCGGTTCTTGTGGACTCTTCTTTCATGTCCATTGAAGATGTGGTGGACACGGTCATCCGGGAATTTGAAAAGGTGAAATAA